CCGGTGCAGCAGGGGCGAGCGCGAGCGGGCGATATTGTCCCCTATGAGCCCGAGCTTGAGGGTCTCGCACGTGGTCATTGCTTCACCTTGCCTGCCGGATCGCCGAACAGCTTTCCTTTTGCACGGGCCCAGAACGGCGTCTGCGACACGAAGATCAGGATCACCGCGATGAAGAGCACAAGCGACAGCGGGCTGGTGACGATGCCATGGAAGAACCGTCCAAGATCCTCGCGCTCCGAGATGATCGCGCGCCGCCAGTTGTCGTCGAGCAGTCGCGACAGGATCACCCCGAGGATCACCGGCCCCAGCGGGTAGCCATAATGGCGCATGAAGTAGCCGAAGAAGCCGAAGCCCAGCATCCAGTAGACATCGCTGATCGCATTGTTCACCGCGTAGGCGCCGACGATCGACAGCAGCATGATCAGCGGGATCAGCACGGCCCGCGGCATCTCGACGATCTTGGTGAAGAGCTTGATGCCCGTCAGGCCGAAGATCAGCATGAAGACATTGGCCATGACCAGCGCGCCGACGATGAACCAGAACATGTCCGGCTGGTCGATCATCAGCATAGGGCCGGGGTTGAGGCCGTGGATGAACAGCGCGCCGATCATGATCGCGGTCACCGCGTCGCCGGGAATGCCCAGCGTCATCATCGGGATGAAGGCCCCGCCCACGGCGGCGTTGTTGGCGGTCTCGGGCGCGACGAGCCCCTCGATCGCCCCCTTGCCAAAGGGATATTGAGGTTTCTTGGTCACGCGCTTGGCGTGGTCATACGCCATCAGCGCCGCAATGTCGCCGCCGGTGCCCGGAAGTGCGCCGATGATCACCCCGATGGTCGAGGTCTGCAGCGACAGCGGCAGGTGCTTGCGGATTGTGCTGAACGAGGGAACGATGCGGCTGATCTTCTGGCGCACTGCGGTCTTGTCGACGTGGTGCAGCTGCATCAGCGCCTCGGAGACACCGAACATGCCGATCATCACCGCGATGAAGCTGATCCCGCCCTGCATGATCGGAAGATCGAAGGTGAAGCGCTCGGTGAAGGTCAGCGGGTCGCGTCCCACCGCGCCGATGGCGATGCCGAGGGCGCCGGCGAAGATACCCTTCACCAGACTGCCCGACGACAACGAGCCGACCAGCAGGATGCCGAGCACCGCCAGCAGCATGTAGTCGCGCGGCTGGAAGGTCAGGGCGAACTCGGAAACCATCGGGGCGGCCAGCGCCAGCACGCCGATGCCGATGAACCCGCCGAAGAAAGACATGACCGTGGTGATGCCGATCGCCGTGCCGGCCTCGCCGCGCTGTGCCATGGGATATCCGTCGAGCGCCGTGGCGATGGCCGAAGGGGCGCCGGGGATGTTGAGCAGGATCGCCGTGCGCGAGCCGCCGTAAACCCCGCCCATGAAGATGCCGATCATCAGCGAGATCGCCGGGTAGACGTCCCAGGAGAAGGTGAAGGAGATAAGGATCGAGACCGCCATGGTCACCGACAGCCCCGGGATCGCGCCGACATAGACCCCGGCAAAGGTTCCGAGGCCGACGAGCAACAAAAGCTCAGGCTGGGTGAAGACTGTCAGGAATGCGAGAAAGGCGTCCATCACTTGCCTCCGGCAAAGAGGTTGCGGAAGGCCTGGATCACTTCGGCTTCGGGCACGATGCCTGCGGGCATCAGCACGGTGAAGACGATGCGGAAAACGATCCAGATGAGCAGCAGGCTGCCCAGCGACACGCCGATGGTCCAGAGCCAGCCGCGGCGCGCCAGTATCTTCAACGCGGCGATCAGGAACAGCGCCGAGGTCGGCAGGAAGCCGAGCGGCTTGAGCAGGAAGCCGTAGGCCACCAGCATCAGCGCGATGATCACCACTGTGCCCGGAAGAATGTCCCTTGCCACCGTCTCGCCCGCCACGCGCGGCAGGCGCAGGTCACGCAGGAAGATGACCAGCGCGGTGACTACCATGACGGCGGTCGTCGCCATGGGCACCGACCCCGGCGCCGACAGCGCCTCGAAACCGGAGATGCCATAGGCGTTCCACAGAAGCACCAAGCTTGCGATCACCATGACGGCGCCGAAAACCAGCTCTCCAGGGCGTCTCTGCCCCTCGTAGCCGCCCGGCGTCGCGTCAGACGTGCCGTCGTGGTGTTCCGTTTCAATTCGGGACATGGGGTTCCCTTCCCTCAGTGCGTCGCGGGACGCGGTAGAAAAAAAGCGCCGCCCTTCTCTTGCAGAAGTGCGGCGCCAGCTTGATCCTTGGGCGCGGGCGCCGGATCTTGCGGATCAGTTGCCCGGACGGGCGACGCCGAAGTCTTCCGGCGAGCTTTTGGTCAGGCCGGCATCCTGCAGCAGCCAGGTGGTGCCTTGCTGCCACTTGGCGAGGAAGTCCTCGGCCTCGGC
The Alloyangia pacifica DNA segment above includes these coding regions:
- a CDS encoding tripartite tricarboxylate transporter permease gives rise to the protein MDAFLAFLTVFTQPELLLLVGLGTFAGVYVGAIPGLSVTMAVSILISFTFSWDVYPAISLMIGIFMGGVYGGSRTAILLNIPGAPSAIATALDGYPMAQRGEAGTAIGITTVMSFFGGFIGIGVLALAAPMVSEFALTFQPRDYMLLAVLGILLVGSLSSGSLVKGIFAGALGIAIGAVGRDPLTFTERFTFDLPIMQGGISFIAVMIGMFGVSEALMQLHHVDKTAVRQKISRIVPSFSTIRKHLPLSLQTSTIGVIIGALPGTGGDIAALMAYDHAKRVTKKPQYPFGKGAIEGLVAPETANNAAVGGAFIPMMTLGIPGDAVTAIMIGALFIHGLNPGPMLMIDQPDMFWFIVGALVMANVFMLIFGLTGIKLFTKIVEMPRAVLIPLIMLLSIVGAYAVNNAISDVYWMLGFGFFGYFMRHYGYPLGPVILGVILSRLLDDNWRRAIISEREDLGRFFHGIVTSPLSLVLFIAVILIFVSQTPFWARAKGKLFGDPAGKVKQ
- a CDS encoding tripartite tricarboxylate transporter TctB family protein, producing the protein MSRIETEHHDGTSDATPGGYEGQRRPGELVFGAVMVIASLVLLWNAYGISGFEALSAPGSVPMATTAVMVVTALVIFLRDLRLPRVAGETVARDILPGTVVIIALMLVAYGFLLKPLGFLPTSALFLIAALKILARRGWLWTIGVSLGSLLLIWIVFRIVFTVLMPAGIVPEAEVIQAFRNLFAGGK